In Sesamum indicum cultivar Zhongzhi No. 13 linkage group LG1, S_indicum_v1.0, whole genome shotgun sequence, the sequence ctttttttatttcatatgaGATGATATAAACTGTCAgcatgaaaaatgaaataaagaaatctTAAGGGAAAACTATAAAGTTttacaaataaagaaaattactaaTGAGAACAGAGTTTTGGGGATAAATGGATTTTTAAAGAGTTTTGCAGCATCAAGTTCTTGAATTCTTGGGTgtataataattgttattgGCACTGAACCCAAAAgctaaagaacaaaaagagctttcttcttctgcttctgACTCTTATTGAAACTCCCTAAGCCCTTTTCCAGAATCCCACTCTACTTTTTCCAGACACCATTCTTGGGCTTTGCTTCTCTACGTCagttctttctcctttttcccCTTCACACACACTATATATTTTGTCTCCCAGCTTTTTGTTTCAGCCTCTTCTGCcaattcaaaaacaaaaagatgcATGCTTTATTTTGAATACAAGTTAAAATCTTGGAGCACAGAGAAGcaattttcattcttgaaATGGAGAAGTTGCAATCTCTTGGTTTGTATACCTTGGTGGGAATCATGTTCTTGATGTTTCAAGTAGAAGGCAGTGTTGCTGAAACTCTTCTTGAAAGTGACAAGAATGCATTGCTTGATTTTGTGAACAAGCTTCCTCATTTGAGGTCTTTGAACTGGAGTGAGGAGCTTCCAGTGTGCAGAAACTGGACTGGGATTTCTTGCAGTGAGGATGGGAGTAGAGTGGTATCTGTAAGGCTACCAGGGGTGGGATTCCAAGGACCCATTCCAGAGAACACATTGAGCAGGCTATCAGCATTGCAGATCTTGAGCCTCAGATCCAATGGCATTAATGGGACTTTCCCACTGGACTTTGGTAACCTCAAGAATTTAACCTCACTTTATCTTCAGTACAACAATTTCTCTGGTCCATTGCCTTTGGATTTCTCTGTTTGGAGGAACTTGAGTGTTGTTAACCTGTCAAACAATGGGTTTAATGGCCACATTCCTAGTTCATTTTCTAGTTTGAATCAGCTTACTGCTTTGAATCTTGCTGAAAACTCACTCTCCGGTGAGATTCCTGATTTGAATTTGCCAAACTTGCAGTTGCTTAACCTGTCAGGCAATAATCTTGTTGGTAGTGTGCCTAGATCACTTCAGAGGTTCCCAAAGTCAGTGTTTGTGGGTAATAGTGACTCTTTATTGGATTACACTGTGACTAGCTCTCCTCTTGTTTTGGCCCCTCATGAACAAAATCTGAAAACCAAGAATGTAGGGGGACTGAGTGAAAGGGCATTGCTTGGAATTGTAGTAGCTGGTTCTGTTCTTGGGATTCTTGGTTTTGGTTTTATGTTGCTTGTTTGCTTAGTTAGGAGAAAGACGGTCGACGGGCTTGGTGGGGAATTTGAGAAAGGGGATATGTCACCGGGGAAGGTGATCTCACGGAGCCAAGGTGCGAGTAATAAGTTGGTTTTCTTTGAGGGATGTAACTATGCTTTTGATTTGGAGGATTTGTTGAGGGCTTCTGCTGAAGTGTTGGGGAAAGGTACGTTTGGGACGGCGTATAAGGCGATCCTGGAAGATGGGACGATGGTGGTGGTGAAGAGGTTGAAGGATG encodes:
- the LOC105158489 gene encoding probable inactive receptor kinase At4g23740 — encoded protein: MEKLQSLGLYTLVGIMFLMFQVEGSVAETLLESDKNALLDFVNKLPHLRSLNWSEELPVCRNWTGISCSEDGSRVVSVRLPGVGFQGPIPENTLSRLSALQILSLRSNGINGTFPLDFGNLKNLTSLYLQYNNFSGPLPLDFSVWRNLSVVNLSNNGFNGHIPSSFSSLNQLTALNLAENSLSGEIPDLNLPNLQLLNLSGNNLVGSVPRSLQRFPKSVFVGNSDSLLDYTVTSSPLVLAPHEQNLKTKNVGGLSERALLGIVVAGSVLGILGFGFMLLVCLVRRKTVDGLGGEFEKGDMSPGKVISRSQGASNKLVFFEGCNYAFDLEDLLRASAEVLGKGTFGTAYKAILEDGTMVVVKRLKDVTAGKRDFKQQMDVIGRIKHENVTELRAYYYSKDEKLMVYDYYSQGSLALMLHGKQGENTIPLDWETRLKIAIGAARGIARVHAENNGKLVHGNVKSSNVFLNPHQFGCVSDPGLSAVMSALALPIARAAGYRAPEVTDTRKSTQPSDVYSFGVILLELLTGKSPIHMTNGDEVIHLVRWVHSVVREEWTAEVFDVELLRYPNIEEELVEMLQIGMSCVVRMPDQRPKMSEVVKMVENVRPSLSKNPAYSDAKSENSTPMPPSPGA